A single region of the Moritella sp. Urea-trap-13 genome encodes:
- a CDS encoding DUF962 domain-containing protein → MSRQSRTVQQWFDEYGVSHQNKTNKLIHWIMVPIIFFTIVGLLWSIPKMDWMGASPWINWATLTMLPAMYFYYTLSKRILLGMLLFTGLCLVASHMLTLYLAIPLWLLSSVLFAIAWVFQFIGHKIEGAKPSFFEDLQFLLVGPAWLLGFIYQRAGIRY, encoded by the coding sequence ATGTCACGTCAATCAAGAACAGTACAACAATGGTTTGATGAATATGGGGTTAGCCATCAAAACAAAACCAATAAACTCATCCATTGGATCATGGTACCCATCATCTTTTTTACCATCGTCGGTTTGCTATGGTCTATCCCCAAAATGGATTGGATGGGCGCATCACCTTGGATAAATTGGGCAACATTAACCATGCTACCGGCGATGTATTTCTATTACACCTTATCAAAGCGTATCTTATTGGGCATGCTACTGTTTACCGGATTATGTCTAGTAGCGAGCCATATGCTGACGCTGTACTTAGCTATACCCTTGTGGCTGTTGAGTTCGGTATTATTTGCGATTGCTTGGGTATTTCAGTTTATCGGCCATAAAATTGAAGGGGCGAAACCCTCGTTCTTTGAGGATCTGCAGTTTTTATTAGTCGGCCCAGCTTGGTTGTTAGGCTTCATCTATCAACGCGCTGGGATCCGTTATTAA
- a CDS encoding N-acetyltransferase: MNIKQASLEELNDLVSLFDQYMVFYKQPSAPQKYRPYLGERLLNNDATVFIAYNKAGDPMGFVLNYHSFSSVSLGKIMVLNDLFIAPEYRRQGLANELIHRVVREARNTGAIRVDLNTAQDNFSAQALYEKLGFVKDTSYFSYNLAVK; this comes from the coding sequence ATGAATATCAAACAAGCCTCACTAGAAGAGTTAAACGACCTCGTTAGTTTATTTGATCAATATATGGTGTTTTATAAGCAGCCATCAGCACCACAAAAGTACCGACCGTATTTAGGTGAGCGTTTACTTAATAACGATGCTACCGTGTTTATCGCTTATAACAAAGCCGGTGACCCGATGGGTTTTGTACTTAACTACCATTCGTTTTCATCTGTGTCGTTGGGAAAAATAATGGTATTAAACGATTTATTTATAGCGCCTGAATATCGCCGACAAGGGCTGGCTAATGAATTGATTCATCGGGTAGTGAGGGAGGCTCGCAATACCGGTGCTATTCGGGTTGATCTCAATACAGCCCAAGATAACTTCTCGGCGCAAGCCTTGTATGAAAAGTTGGGCTTTGTAAAAGACACCTCGTATTTTTCCTATAATTTGGCGGTCAAATAA